Proteins encoded by one window of Culicoides brevitarsis isolate CSIRO-B50_1 chromosome 2, AGI_CSIRO_Cbre_v1, whole genome shotgun sequence:
- the LOC134830764 gene encoding scavenger receptor class B member 1 — protein MSFYDPYDLIFKWKLQYGEDGEIFDLWRKPPADIYTKIYLFNITNADEFMAGKEKLKLKEVGPYVYKELFTHDNVTFNNNGTVSTTPRHPLVWQPHLSEGFSEDDIFMLPNIALLSIAQVVADKSYFVRLPINLVIRQAKERPIVKMTAREFMFGYETTLTTLGNNILPNWIKFDKVGLIDRMYDFSGDFETFFSGTTNPQISGLYDTYRGSTNLNHWNGEECSNIQYASDGVKFKSFVQPNETLLFFRKSMCRAQTLVPTGSTSVIGNLAASKYKFEKNALDNGEINEKNKCFCQNGQCLPRGLIDVNHCYYGFPIALSYPHFLDADEKLLNMTEGLFPDLKKHDSYFMINRQSGLPLDISVKFQINMAMHDVGNMANVDRFSHLVIPMLWFEISMPGLPQDLQNRFVFYLNILPWIVKFSHWGCYILGALLILFATFKASLKLNHNLKRAHNVHHAISFANGGNIYLTSETTANRDSEMQSIIEEDNYEKFDQTPERKTSLKSCLTIDHNLDDTNYSTELKITEDEPVPLWYKVGEPH, from the exons ATGTCTTTTTATGATCCGTATGACCTCATTTTTAAATGG AAATTGCAATATGGAGAAGATGGTGAAATATTTGATCTTTGGCGAAAGCCACCAGCggatatttatacaaaaatatatctttttaACATTACAAATGCCGATGAATTCATGGCTGGCAAAGAAAAACTCAAATTGAAGGAAGTAGGTCCATACGTGTATAAGGAACTATTTACTCATGACAATGTTACATTTAATAACAATGGTACGGTTTCTACTACGCCAAGACATCCACTTGTGTGGCAACCACATTTGTCTGAAGGATTTAGCGAAGACGACATTTTCATGTTGCCTAACATTGCTTTGCTG agtaTCGCCCAAGTTGTAGCCGATAAATCGTACTTTGTCCGTCTGcctataaatttggtaatacgTCAGGCCAAAGAGCGACCAATTGTGAAAATGACTGCTCGAGAATTCATGTTTGGTTATGAAACTACCTTGACAACTTtgggaaataatattttaccgAATTGGATCAAATTTGACAAAGTTGGCCTTATTGATAGAATGTATGATTTTTCAGGAgattttgagacattttttagtGGTACAACGAACCCACAGATTTCTGGATTATATGACACTTATAGGGGATCTACAAATTTGAATCATTGGAATGGCGAAGAATGTAGTAACATTCAATATGCGTCAGATGGAGTGAAATTCAAGAGTTTTGTTCAGCCGAATGAAACGTTATTGTTTTTTAGGAAAAGCATGTGTAGAGCACAAACAttg GTCCCAACAGGAAGTACTTCCGTAATCGGCAATTTAGCGGCATCAAAAtacaagtttgaaaaaaatgcacttgATAATGGCgaaatcaacgaaaaaaacaaatgtttttgtcaaaatg GTCAATGTCTTCCTCGAGGCTTAATTGATGTTAATCATTGTTACTACGGATTCCCCATAGCTCTTTCATATCCACATTTCTTGGATGCCGACGAAAAACTCTTAAATATGACCGAAGGGTTGTTTCCTGATTTGAAAAAACACGACAGTTATTTCATGATCAACCGG CAATCTGGTCTGCCCCTCGATATATcagtcaaatttcaaattaatatggCTATGCATGATGTTGGAAACATGGCGAATGTAGATCGCTTTTCACATCTTGTCATACCAATGCTTTGGTTTGAAATTTCCATGCCCGGTCTTCCACAGGATCTTCAGAACCGTTTCGTTTTCTACCTAAACATCCTTCCGTGGATCGTGAAATTCAGTCATTGGGGCTGTTATATCTTGGGAGCCCTTCTAATTCTCTTCGCAACATTCAAAGCTAGTCTCAAATTAAACCATAACCTCAAACGAGCACATAATGTTCATCATGCAATATCATTTGCTAATGggggaaatatttatttgacaaGTGAGACTACTGCAAATCGGGACAGTGAAATGCAAAGTATTATTGAAGAAGAtaactatgaaaaatttgatcaaaccCCAgag AGAAAGACATCTTTAAAGAGCTGTTTAACTATCGACCACAACCTAGATGACACAAATTATTCGACTGAACTCAAAATAACTGAGGACGAACCAGTGCCATT ATGGTATAAAGTAGGAGAGCCACATTGA